In a single window of the Pseudomonas entomophila genome:
- a CDS encoding DUF1653 domain-containing protein — protein sequence MQIQPGVYRHYKGPEYRVFGAARHSETEQWVVFYQALYGEFGLWVRPLSMFLESVEVDGEQVPRFALVKAEEGLSGLLAKAGE from the coding sequence ATGCAGATACAACCCGGTGTGTACCGGCACTACAAAGGGCCTGAGTATCGTGTGTTCGGCGCCGCGCGCCACTCCGAAACCGAGCAGTGGGTGGTGTTCTACCAGGCCCTGTACGGTGAGTTCGGGCTCTGGGTGCGACCCCTTTCGATGTTCCTCGAGTCGGTCGAGGTTGACGGCGAGCAGGTGCCACGCTTTGCTTTGGTCAAGGCCGAAGAAGGGTTGTCCGGGCTGTTGGCCAAGGCAGGCGAGTAA